Part of the Caballeronia sp. SL2Y3 genome is shown below.
AGCACGCCGATGAATTCGCCGGTGTGAACGGTGAAGCTCGCATCGTTCAGAATCGCGCGTCCGCCGAGTTCGAGCGTCACGCGATCGACTTCGAGCGCGGCCTTCGACTCGCGAATCATTGCTGCCATCCTTGCAGCGCGCCCGCGAGCGCGTCGAGCTGCGTTTCCATCCATTGCTGATACGTCTTGCCGGCGGGCAGCGTCTCGGTCACGCTGATGCTCGGCACATGCCCGTCTTTCGCGATGCCGAGCAGACGCCGCGTGAGCGCGCCCGTCGCCTGGCTGTTGTAGATCAGGACGTGCACGCGCCGTTCGCGCAAGTCTTTCTCGAACGCGGCGATATCGGCGGGGCTCGGCTCCGTCTCGTTCATCGCGGCGGTCTGGAACCGCTGATTGCGCATTTCGAAGCCGATGGCGTCCGCCGTATAGCCGAACACCGGCTCGGTCGCGGTCACGGGCACGCCGCGATAGCGCGACTTCAACTGCGCGATGCGCGCGTCGATGGGCTCGAGCGACGCCAGAAACGCGGCGAGGCGCGCGTCGTAATCGCTCTTGTGCGCCGGGTCCGCGCTCGCCAGATAGGCGCTCACCGCTTTGGCGACGGCGGGCATCGTCGGCGGGTCGTACCAGAGATGCGGATTATCGCCGGACTTCTTGCCGGTCAACTGCGCCGCGACGATCACCGTGCGCTTGCCGCTGCTCTTGCCGTTGCTGTTGGATGCCGCGAGCAGCTTGTCCATCCACGGGTCGTAGTCCGCGCCGTTATAGACGACGAGCGCCGCATGTTGAAGCGCGCGCGCGGTCTTAGGGCTGGCTTCGAAGAGATGCGGGTCTTCGTCGGGATTGTTGAGGATGCTCGTGACCTCGACGTGATCGCCGCCGAGCTGGCGCACGACGTCGCCATAGAAGTTCTCCGCTGCGACCACCGGCACGCCGGCGGCATGCGCCGTCACGCTCTGGCCGATGCTGAACACGGCCGCGATGCAACTCAGAATGTGCGCGAGTTTCATCGGGCTCCTTGTGTGTGGGCGTGATCGTTCGCACGATGTTTCTGCTGGCAATCGCTGCACAGGCCGCTCAGTTCGACAACCTGATGCCGCAGCTGGAAGCCGTGCGCGGGCGGGCTCGCCGACAGCGACGACGCCAGTTCGCGCCCCTGGATTTCGAGCGTCGCGCCGCATTCGTCGCAGATCAGAAACTGGCTTTCGTGCGGGCGGCCGGCGTCGCAGCACGCGACGAACGCGTTCTTCGACTCGATCCGATGCACCAGGCCGTTTTCGACCAGAAAGTCGAGCGCGCGATACACCGTGGTCGGCGGCACGCGCGCGCCGCGCTGCGGTTCGAGCGCGTCGATGAGGTCGTATGCGCCGATGGGCTTGTGCGCCTTCAGCACGAGTTCGTACACGTGGCGGCGCAGGGGCGTGAGCGCGAGGCCGCGCTCGTCGGCTAACGCCTCGGCGCGGGCGAGCATGGTTTCGATTGATGCGGTCATGTCATCGTGGCCGCGCAAGGCGGCGCTATGAGCGAGTGGCGATGATATAACGTATCACGGTGGTTTGCACGTCGGCTTTCCGTTGTGCTCAGAGCGTCCGGCGCGGTGCTGGACGACCGTTCGCCGAGAGAGGAGCGACTAAGGCTGCGAGAGGGCGCCCGAACGGGCGTCGCGCATGATCGCGTTGATGAGGGGGTCGTTCGTCACGCGGATCCGACCGGTCTGCGTGATTCTCCCGCCGGTCTGAGTGATGCCTGTCACGAACTGACAGTCGTCATAGCAGCTCAGTGTTCCGGTGGCCGGTCCGTCCCGATAGCGAACGACAGGCTCGTTGCCTTTGCTCACGCCCACATACCAGACCAGAACGGGCGCTTCGGTATCCGCGCCGTCGACCGAAGCCTTTTCATACACGAACGCATTTCCTTGCCGTCCGACATACGAGTGTTCGGGTTGAGGCTGCGGCGCAACGCCGTCTGCCTGGTCCGAATGAGCCGCAGAGGGCGCAGCGAGCGAATGTAAGACGGCAGTAGGCAAAGTCAACAGGAGGCAAAGGACGGGCAGGGCGCTGACGAACCGACGACGGCATGTGCTCATCGTTTGGTGCTTCGCGAATGAGGCGGCGTGGACGCAGACGGCCCGCCAAGACTTTTCGCATCGAGGTCAATATTGCAGGCCTTCAGGAATTCCGCCTTCGTCCGCCATTTCGACTTTCCATCGGGCAGCCCGAAAACAAGCTCGGTGTCTTCGGGCGTAGCGTATCGGTCCGGCGCTACGAGGAAGCGTGTCTTGCGCCAGGCTAACGCGACCAGTGTCTTCTGTCCGGCGGGCGATACCTTGAACACACGTATCCATGCAGGATGCGTGTCGACCGTGGACGGCTCGGTTGTATCCTCGTCATCTTTCGCCGTAGACGATGTCCAGCCGACAGTGACGATCTCCACCGCCTTGCCGGTTCGGTCCAGCACCTCCTGACGCTGCACTTGCTTGCCAAGTAGCTGGAACCGCACGACCGGCACGTGTGACCCGGCGCGGAAATACTCGGCAATGACCCAGTCTCCCCCGGAAGAAACAATAGGGACGTCGCGCCGACGATCGTAGCGGTAAATGTCAGTCAGGCTCGACAGCACGGACTGCGGCACGCGAGCTTCAGGGAACGAATACCGTGCGGGCTTGAAGTCTCCGGTCTCCGATCTAATGGAGTTCGCGGCGTTCATATCGAGCCGCAAGCGCATCGGCGGCAGCGCAATCGAGAGCAGATGCCCGTCCGCCACGTTGGCGACATAGGGCGGGTGCGACGACTGAACCGTTTTGACGGGATGGGCGGCACGTGAGGAGCCGAGCGCCGCGTTTGCGATGAGGGGGAAGGTGAGCGCGATTGCGATCAGCGCGATTCTCAAACGAGCCACTAAGTCTACGAGTTGATTGCCATTCATGTGCGGCTAAATTTGCACGGTCGAAAGTGGGTGCCGGCTTCTCACGTCGCATGGGTACGTACAGCGCAGCGCATCAGTTTCCGTTGCAGTGATTCCGGGCAGAAGAGGGGCGAGAACTTTGACCCGCGGCCCCAGACGCGTCAATGGACGTTTTCTGAGATTCAGCGACCCAAACTTCCGAAGTGATGCCCGCCCACGAGCCAGCGGCGTTGGATTGATTGCGCATTGCAGCATCGAAACCGCGAAACCACGCCTTGACACGCGCCTCCGCAACACCGATCATTCGATCAAACAGAGAGCAATTGATCGGCCGTCGAGCGTTCGCTCACTTTCGCGCCGGTCGGGCAGAGAATCGGAGACATCGGTGAGACTGGAAGACAAGGTCGCGGTCATCACAGGCGCCGCGAGCGGAATCGGCGAGGCGGTCGCGCGGCGCTACCTCGACGAAGGCGCGAAGCTCGTCCTGGTCGACGTGAAAGACGCGCATGGCATGGCGCAGCGTCATGAGAACGCCGCCGGCCGCGTGCTCGCGCTCGAAGCCGACGTCACGCGCCGCGAAGACATCGAGCGCATCGTGGCGGGCGCCGTGGAGCGCTTCGGCGGCATCGACATTCTCTTCAACAACGCGGCGCTCTTCGACATGCGCCCGATCCTCGACGAGTCCTGGGACGTCTACGACCGCCTCTTCGCGGTCAACGTCAAGGGCATGTTCTTTCTGATGCAGGCGGTCGCCCGGCGCATGGTCGAGCAGGGACGCGGCGGCAAGATCATCAACATGTCGTCGCAGGCCGGGCGGCGCGGCGAGGCGCTCGTGTCGCACTACTGCGCGACCAAGGCGGCCGTCATCAGCTATACGCAGTCGGCGGCGCTCGCGCTCGCGAAGTCGCGCATCAACGTGAACGGCATCGCGCCGGGCGTCGTCGATACGCCGATGTGGGAACAGGTCGATGCGCTCTTCGCCCGTTACGAAAACCGGCCGCTCGGCGAAAAAAAGCGCATGGTCGGCGAGGCAGTGC
Proteins encoded:
- a CDS encoding Fur family transcriptional regulator; the protein is MTASIETMLARAEALADERGLALTPLRRHVYELVLKAHKPIGAYDLIDALEPQRGARVPPTTVYRALDFLVENGLVHRIESKNAFVACCDAGRPHESQFLICDECGATLEIQGRELASSLSASPPAHGFQLRHQVVELSGLCSDCQQKHRANDHAHTQGAR
- a CDS encoding L-iditol 2-dehydrogenase, which produces MRLEDKVAVITGAASGIGEAVARRYLDEGAKLVLVDVKDAHGMAQRHENAAGRVLALEADVTRREDIERIVAGAVERFGGIDILFNNAALFDMRPILDESWDVYDRLFAVNVKGMFFLMQAVARRMVEQGRGGKIINMSSQAGRRGEALVSHYCATKAAVISYTQSAALALAKSRINVNGIAPGVVDTPMWEQVDALFARYENRPLGEKKRMVGEAVPLGRMGVPDDLTGAALFLASADSDYITAQTINVDGGNWMS
- a CDS encoding metal ABC transporter solute-binding protein, translating into MKLAHILSCIAAVFSIGQSVTAHAAGVPVVAAENFYGDVVRQLGGDHVEVTSILNNPDEDPHLFEASPKTARALQHAALVVYNGADYDPWMDKLLAASNSNGKSSGKRTVIVAAQLTGKKSGDNPHLWYDPPTMPAVAKAVSAYLASADPAHKSDYDARLAAFLASLEPIDARIAQLKSRYRGVPVTATEPVFGYTADAIGFEMRNQRFQTAAMNETEPSPADIAAFEKDLRERRVHVLIYNSQATGALTRRLLGIAKDGHVPSISVTETLPAGKTYQQWMETQLDALAGALQGWQQ